In Ignavibacteria bacterium, a single genomic region encodes these proteins:
- a CDS encoding DUF177 domain-containing protein, whose product MMKIIVSNLADGKHDYEFHENVDYLELNDLKPKDGINVDVTLDKSDMQIHAIIKVHADLIFPCDRCTDDFDYVLETVFDVVFKYSKNDLEIQSSDDDNMFFISPETNSIDLKNVVRENILISLPMRHVPEDNNGICSFCKKDINDILRIDIKQEVNPVWNKLLNKN is encoded by the coding sequence ATGATGAAGATTATTGTTTCGAATCTTGCTGATGGTAAGCATGATTACGAGTTTCATGAAAACGTCGATTATCTGGAACTCAATGATTTAAAACCTAAAGACGGGATTAATGTTGATGTTACGCTGGATAAATCTGATATGCAGATACATGCTATTATAAAAGTCCATGCAGACTTGATATTTCCATGCGATAGATGTACTGATGATTTTGACTATGTTCTCGAGACTGTTTTCGATGTCGTGTTCAAGTATTCAAAGAATGATCTGGAAATTCAATCGAGCGATGATGATAATATGTTCTTCATTTCTCCGGAAACGAACAGCATTGACCTTAAAAACGTGGTAAGGGAAAATATATTAATTTCCTTGCCGATGAGACATGTGCCCGAAGATAATAACGGTATTTGCTCATTTTGTAAGAAAGATATTAATGATATCCTTAGAATCGACATTAAACAGGAAGTGAACCCTGTGTGGAATAAATTATTAAACAAGAATTAA
- the porQ gene encoding type IX secretion system protein PorQ yields MEKKISLIAVIAAAVILTTNLAFTQQQYTYDFLNLNVDARSSAMAGSFVSVSNDVNTIFYNPAGLATLEGKQASVGFFKYLMDINSGNVAYSQKYKDIGYFGAGIRYINYGSFDKYDENFENLGTFGANELALSLGYANKYKFNFHYGANVKFIYSSIDEYNSMALALDLGAMYVIPEEKLNFGISILNLGTQVKKYINTNEKLPIDLRLGMTKSLEHLPLTVNIGFSNLLDEYDKFFERFKNIVVGGEFTLNDYVLLRVGYNNPQRQNFKTGSTLGISGFSAGIGIRFGERYKLDYAFNSLGNVGAAHRFNIGFDI; encoded by the coding sequence ATGGAAAAGAAAATAAGTCTAATAGCAGTAATTGCAGCAGCAGTAATTCTTACAACAAATTTAGCATTTACTCAACAACAATACACATACGATTTTCTAAACCTAAATGTTGACGCCCGTTCATCTGCAATGGCGGGGAGTTTTGTTTCGGTTTCAAATGATGTAAACACGATATTCTACAATCCTGCCGGACTTGCGACACTTGAGGGGAAACAGGCAAGTGTTGGATTCTTTAAGTACTTGATGGATATTAATTCGGGAAACGTTGCATATTCACAGAAATATAAAGACATAGGATACTTCGGAGCGGGTATCAGATACATAAATTACGGAAGCTTTGATAAATACGACGAAAACTTTGAGAACTTAGGAACCTTTGGTGCTAATGAACTTGCACTTTCACTCGGTTATGCGAACAAATACAAGTTCAATTTTCATTACGGAGCTAATGTGAAGTTTATATACTCATCCATAGATGAATATAATTCGATGGCTCTTGCTTTAGATCTTGGTGCTATGTATGTTATACCAGAAGAAAAACTGAACTTCGGGATTAGTATATTAAATTTAGGAACGCAAGTTAAAAAGTATATAAACACGAATGAAAAGCTACCTATAGATTTGCGATTAGGCATGACCAAATCCCTTGAACACCTTCCATTGACAGTAAATATCGGATTTTCTAACCTTCTTGATGAGTATGATAAATTCTTTGAAAGGTTCAAGAATATTGTAGTCGGCGGAGAGTTTACACTTAATGATTATGTACTATTAAGAGTAGGTTATAACAATCCACAGAGGCAGAACTTTAAGACAGGGTCTACGTTAGGCATTAGCGGATTCTCGGCCGGTATCGGAATTAGGTTCGGAGAGAGATATAAACTTGATTATGCTTTTAATTCATTAGGGAATGTAGGAGCTGCTCACAGGTTTAATATTGGGTTTGATATTTAG
- a CDS encoding glycosyltransferase has protein sequence MAKSISVIIPALNEEKLIANTIKQFDDVVKAKYDVEVIVSDGGSTDNTLSIIEGKVDKIVIPSKDYKQNISEGRNMGYKSSSGNVLIFFNADTYVKDIDIFFEKILEYLKDDNVNALAFPVKVFPDEEKLRDKVFHYFYNNYVRLLNFAFMGMARGECHIVKRKAFETVNGYNEKLGAGEDFELYKKLHKIGKIRFCKDLMVFESPRRYRKFGYLYVLFDWAKNSIWITLFKKSVSKEWKPIR, from the coding sequence ATGGCTAAATCTATCAGTGTTATTATTCCTGCACTTAACGAAGAGAAGCTGATAGCAAATACCATTAAACAGTTTGATGATGTTGTTAAAGCAAAGTATGATGTTGAGGTTATAGTCAGTGATGGTGGAAGTACGGATAATACTCTTTCAATAATCGAAGGCAAGGTTGATAAAATTGTGATTCCAAGTAAGGATTACAAGCAGAACATTTCCGAAGGAAGAAATATGGGTTATAAATCTTCTTCGGGTAATGTTCTGATTTTTTTTAACGCTGATACTTATGTTAAAGATATTGATATTTTCTTCGAAAAGATTCTCGAGTATCTTAAAGATGATAACGTTAACGCTCTTGCGTTTCCTGTAAAAGTGTTTCCGGATGAGGAAAAACTCAGAGACAAAGTTTTTCATTATTTTTACAATAATTATGTCCGTTTACTGAATTTTGCTTTTATGGGTATGGCTCGAGGTGAGTGTCATATTGTTAAAAGAAAAGCTTTCGAAACGGTTAATGGTTATAATGAAAAACTTGGTGCAGGTGAAGATTTTGAGCTGTACAAGAAGTTGCATAAAATTGGAAAGATTCGTTTCTGTAAAGATTTGATGGTTTTTGAATCACCAAGACGGTACAGAAAATTTGGATATTTATATGTCCTTTTCGATTGGGCAAAAAATTCTATTTGGATTACTCTTTTTAAGAAGTCAGTCTCTAAAGAATGGAAACCCATCAGATAA
- the greA gene encoding transcription elongation factor GreA encodes MEQGIVYLKRKRLVELENQLRELKTVERRDIADKIAEARSHGDLSENAEYDAAKEAQSHLEMKIGKLENLLSRVKIIEDSDIPDDTAYVLTEVKVFDLKRKEELSYHLVSPDEADFEQDKISIVSPLGKALLGKKVGEVASFTAPAGTIEYKILEIKK; translated from the coding sequence ATGGAACAGGGTATTGTTTATCTTAAAAGGAAAAGGCTCGTAGAACTTGAAAATCAACTTAGAGAATTAAAAACAGTTGAAAGAAGAGATATTGCGGATAAGATTGCCGAAGCTCGCTCACATGGTGATTTATCCGAAAATGCAGAATACGATGCCGCTAAAGAAGCTCAGTCTCATCTTGAAATGAAGATTGGCAAACTTGAGAATCTTCTTTCAAGGGTAAAAATTATAGAGGATTCAGACATCCCTGATGATACCGCTTACGTACTTACTGAAGTAAAAGTTTTTGACCTGAAACGCAAGGAAGAATTGTCTTATCATTTAGTCTCTCCCGATGAGGCAGATTTTGAACAGGATAAAATATCTATCGTTTCTCCTCTTGGTAAAGCGTTATTAGGAAAGAAGGTGGGAGAAGTGGCTTCTTTTACTGCCCCCGCTGGAACTATAGAATATAAAATTCTTGAAATTAAAAAATAA
- a CDS encoding acylphosphatase produces the protein MRAIRIIVKGLVQGVGFRYYCYRTAKEYGISGYAKNLYNGDVEILAQGEEGVLKDYIKCMKIGSHASRVTTLRIEEAQYDDKMKTFEVY, from the coding sequence ATGCGGGCAATTAGAATTATAGTTAAAGGACTTGTGCAAGGTGTCGGATTCAGGTATTACTGTTACAGAACTGCAAAAGAATACGGAATTTCAGGTTACGCTAAGAATTTATACAACGGCGATGTTGAGATACTTGCACAAGGAGAAGAAGGGGTGCTTAAAGATTATATTAAGTGTATGAAAATAGGTTCGCATGCATCAAGGGTAACTACATTACGAATAGAAGAAGCTCAGTATGATGATAAAATGAAAACATTTGAAGTTTATTAA
- a CDS encoding bifunctional 3,4-dihydroxy-2-butanone-4-phosphate synthase/GTP cyclohydrolase II: protein MDKKNTILDSIESAINDFKKGKIIIVVDDEDRENEGDMIFSAEKSTPELVNFLVRHARGLICVPMQQKRLEELEIGMMTADNTARHETAFTVSVDYLVGTTTGISAFDRHKTIKALVDKNTKPVSLGKPGHIFPLKAEEGGVLKRAGHTEAAVDLAKLAGHYPAGVLCEVLKENGEMARLPELIELANKFKLKIISIKDLIKYRLTKDILVSRLVDAKLPSKFGNFNIHIYRSIVDRKEHIALVKGNIKINKPVLVRVHSECMTGDIFGSLRCDCREQLTKSMQLIEKVGKGVVLYMRQEGRGIGLVNKLKAYNLQEKGKDTVEANVELGFQADLRDYGIGAQILRDLGLKKIKLLTNNPKKIIGLIGYGLEVVERIPIEIEANHINVRYLKTKRDKLGHLILLEKTKKRVN, encoded by the coding sequence ATGGATAAGAAGAATACTATACTGGATTCTATTGAATCTGCTATTAATGATTTTAAAAAAGGTAAAATCATAATAGTCGTTGATGATGAGGATCGTGAAAATGAAGGCGATATGATTTTCTCTGCGGAGAAATCAACACCCGAACTCGTCAACTTCCTCGTTCGTCATGCTCGTGGACTTATTTGTGTTCCTATGCAACAGAAAAGGCTTGAAGAACTTGAAATTGGTATGATGACAGCAGATAATACTGCACGTCATGAGACCGCTTTTACTGTTAGTGTTGATTATTTGGTTGGTACTACAACAGGAATTTCAGCTTTCGACCGTCACAAAACTATTAAAGCTCTTGTTGATAAAAATACTAAACCTGTTTCACTCGGTAAACCGGGGCATATTTTCCCACTTAAAGCCGAGGAGGGCGGAGTATTGAAAAGAGCTGGGCATACGGAAGCCGCGGTTGACCTCGCAAAGCTTGCTGGTCATTATCCTGCAGGCGTTCTTTGTGAAGTACTGAAAGAAAACGGTGAAATGGCGCGTCTACCCGAACTTATCGAGCTTGCAAATAAGTTTAAGCTGAAAATAATCTCGATTAAAGACCTTATCAAATACAGGCTTACAAAAGATATTCTCGTGTCAAGACTTGTTGATGCTAAACTCCCGAGTAAATTCGGGAATTTTAATATTCATATTTATCGCAGTATTGTTGATAGAAAAGAACACATAGCTCTTGTTAAAGGAAATATTAAAATAAATAAACCTGTGCTTGTTAGAGTTCATTCAGAATGCATGACTGGTGATATTTTTGGCTCTCTGAGATGTGACTGTCGGGAGCAGCTTACTAAATCTATGCAGTTGATTGAGAAAGTAGGTAAAGGTGTAGTTCTATACATGAGACAGGAAGGCAGGGGGATAGGTCTCGTTAATAAACTTAAGGCTTATAATCTTCAGGAAAAAGGAAAAGATACTGTCGAAGCAAACGTTGAACTCGGTTTTCAGGCAGATTTAAGAGACTACGGTATTGGAGCTCAAATACTTCGTGACCTGGGACTAAAGAAAATAAAACTTCTTACAAATAATCCTAAAAAGATTATAGGTTTGATTGGGTATGGTCTCGAAGTAGTTGAACGGATTCCTATTGAAATTGAAGCTAATCATATTAATGTAAGATATCTAAAAACTAAAAGAGATAAATTAGGTCACCTAATTTTATTGGAAAAAACTAAAAAGAGAGTTAATTAA
- the plsX gene encoding phosphate acyltransferase PlsX: MPQEGNKIIRIAVDAMGGDFTPVNPVLGAAEAAAENSNIEVILVGPEKKINEVLKNKNITLNNLKVIHSEDYVTMDDLPAEVYKTKPNSSLNVALKLQREKKADALVSAGNTGAVLSHSTLRLGRIQGIGRATIGAELPAIKGSTLVFDVGATVDCRPDHLVEYAIMGSVFAEYIYKKKTPKVGLLSVGEEKTKGNELSLSAYEMLEKAPINFVGNIEGSDVLKGTVDVAICDGFVGNIIIKLAESVLDLLKYNFREYADKGIFQKLWMGLMYGTLKKIFKQFDYQEQGGTPLLGVNGVSIIGHGKSTPYAIKKMIFRAEQVSRLEINKKIEEAIKENKLINK; this comes from the coding sequence ATGCCGCAGGAGGGTAATAAAATTATTCGTATAGCCGTTGATGCTATGGGAGGGGATTTTACTCCTGTTAATCCCGTTCTTGGTGCTGCTGAAGCCGCTGCTGAGAACAGTAATATTGAAGTTATTCTCGTTGGTCCTGAAAAAAAGATCAATGAAGTATTAAAAAATAAAAATATAACTCTAAATAATCTAAAGGTTATTCATTCTGAGGATTATGTTACGATGGATGATTTACCGGCTGAAGTTTACAAAACCAAGCCAAATTCATCTTTAAACGTTGCTTTAAAGCTTCAGCGTGAGAAAAAAGCAGATGCATTGGTTAGCGCCGGCAATACTGGCGCCGTTCTTTCACATTCGACTTTACGTCTCGGTAGAATTCAGGGTATTGGTCGAGCAACAATTGGTGCTGAACTTCCGGCTATCAAGGGCTCAACTCTTGTGTTTGATGTTGGTGCTACTGTTGATTGCAGACCTGACCACCTCGTTGAGTATGCTATCATGGGTTCTGTTTTTGCTGAGTATATTTACAAGAAGAAGACTCCTAAAGTAGGACTTCTAAGCGTTGGGGAGGAAAAGACAAAAGGTAATGAGCTTTCTCTTTCGGCTTATGAAATGCTTGAAAAAGCTCCCATTAATTTTGTAGGTAACATTGAAGGCAGCGATGTGCTGAAAGGTACCGTTGATGTTGCTATCTGCGATGGGTTTGTTGGTAACATTATCATTAAACTAGCAGAAAGTGTTCTTGATCTTCTAAAATATAACTTTAGAGAATATGCTGACAAAGGGATTTTCCAAAAATTATGGATGGGTTTGATGTATGGGACATTAAAAAAGATTTTTAAGCAGTTCGATTATCAGGAGCAGGGAGGTACTCCTCTGCTGGGTGTTAACGGCGTCTCAATAATTGGACATGGAAAATCGACTCCGTATGCTATTAAGAAAATGATTTTCAGGGCTGAACAGGTTTCTCGTCTTGAAATAAATAAGAAAATTGAAGAAGCAATTAAAGAAAATAAATTAATAAATAAATAA
- the tgt gene encoding tRNA guanosine(34) transglycosylase Tgt codes for MKFFNVLSNSSELGIKARTGMITTDNSVIETPVFMPVGTVATVKAIKNSELEDLDSRIILGNTYHLYLRPGNSIIQNAGGLHKFMNWKRSLLTDSGGFQVFSLSSLKKVEDGGVKFSSHIDGSKHYFSPESVINTQRIIGSDIMMPLDECIAYPAAFKQAVKALERTIKWESKCFEVYKNTSSLYGHKQRLFCIVQGSTFKELRKRSIEELLVNDFDGCAIGGLAVGEKNELMYELTDYCTDILPVNKPRYLMGVGTPIDILESVERGVDMFDCVMPTRNARHGRIFTTYGEINIKNAKYAYDFRLIDDECITYTSKNFSFAYLRHLFMAKEILGAQLASLHNLGFYLKLMKDIRMAISINRFKEFKQTFLLKYNSNKQI; via the coding sequence ATGAAGTTCTTTAACGTTCTTTCAAATAGCAGTGAACTCGGTATTAAAGCAAGAACAGGTATGATTACAACAGATAACTCTGTAATCGAAACTCCTGTTTTTATGCCAGTCGGTACTGTCGCAACAGTCAAAGCAATAAAGAATTCCGAACTTGAAGATCTCGATTCACGTATTATTCTTGGTAATACGTATCATCTTTATCTTAGGCCTGGAAATTCTATTATACAGAATGCAGGAGGACTTCATAAGTTTATGAATTGGAAAAGAAGTCTTCTTACCGATAGTGGTGGCTTTCAGGTTTTTAGTCTTTCTTCTCTTAAGAAGGTAGAAGATGGTGGCGTGAAGTTTAGTTCTCATATTGACGGCTCTAAACATTACTTTTCACCTGAAAGTGTTATTAACACTCAGAGGATTATTGGCTCTGATATAATGATGCCTCTCGATGAGTGTATTGCTTATCCTGCTGCTTTTAAGCAAGCAGTAAAGGCACTTGAGCGAACAATAAAATGGGAATCAAAGTGTTTTGAAGTTTACAAGAACACGTCTTCATTGTATGGTCACAAACAAAGATTGTTTTGTATTGTACAGGGTAGTACTTTCAAAGAGTTGCGGAAAAGAAGTATTGAGGAACTACTTGTAAATGACTTTGACGGTTGTGCGATAGGTGGTCTCGCAGTCGGTGAAAAGAATGAACTAATGTATGAACTTACGGATTATTGCACTGACATTCTACCGGTTAATAAACCAAGATATCTGATGGGGGTTGGTACACCAATTGATATTCTTGAATCGGTTGAACGTGGAGTGGACATGTTCGACTGCGTCATGCCGACGCGTAACGCAAGACACGGCAGAATATTTACGACTTATGGAGAGATAAATATCAAGAATGCAAAGTATGCTTACGATTTCAGACTGATTGACGATGAATGTATAACTTATACTTCTAAGAATTTCTCGTTTGCGTACTTGAGGCATCTATTCATGGCAAAAGAAATTCTTGGTGCACAGCTTGCTTCATTACATAATTTAGGTTTTTATCTTAAACTGATGAAAGACATAAGAATGGCTATTAGTATTAACAGATTTAAAGAATTTAAACAAACATTTTTATTAAAATATAATTCAAACAAACAAATATGA
- a CDS encoding MlaD family protein: MFYKKFSEIKVGVFIFVAIVIVTATIFWTKGFIMGKDKRDMVAYFPSVSSLNFGDPVSVNGVVKGKVSQIELEGDSVKVTFALEKDVIIKTDYSIEIASPELMAGKTVYIRPGKDANQIDYGKPLFGVNGADISTVMKTASDMAGDVKTLIGKFNKTADNLDLVLININELVGDKRMQGDLKNTISNLAVTSRSLNGLVADSRKNVNNLSDDADKTLKSVNTLLDDTSPEIKSTFKDVQSLTVKFDSLVSNLNIIVSDIQTQNSGVGKFIYDDKFFNNLNKLIEEVEKLTVKIKNDGVKINLF, from the coding sequence ATGTTTTACAAGAAGTTTTCTGAGATTAAAGTTGGTGTTTTTATTTTTGTCGCCATCGTAATTGTTACCGCTACTATTTTCTGGACTAAAGGATTTATTATGGGCAAGGATAAGCGGGATATGGTAGCTTATTTCCCGTCTGTTTCAAGCTTAAATTTCGGTGACCCTGTTTCTGTAAACGGTGTTGTGAAAGGTAAGGTTTCTCAAATCGAATTGGAAGGGGACTCGGTCAAAGTAACTTTCGCTCTTGAAAAAGATGTGATTATTAAAACTGATTATTCTATTGAAATCGCATCCCCCGAACTTATGGCTGGAAAGACTGTTTATATCAGACCCGGAAAGGATGCTAACCAGATCGATTATGGTAAACCTCTGTTCGGTGTTAATGGTGCTGATATCTCTACTGTAATGAAAACTGCTTCCGATATGGCTGGAGACGTAAAAACCCTTATCGGTAAATTTAATAAAACTGCTGATAATCTTGATCTCGTTCTAATCAATATAAATGAACTAGTTGGTGATAAAAGAATGCAGGGAGATTTAAAAAATACCATTTCTAATCTTGCTGTTACTTCCAGAAGCCTTAATGGTCTTGTTGCCGATTCTCGAAAGAACGTAAATAACTTATCTGATGATGCAGATAAAACACTAAAGAGTGTTAATACTCTTCTTGATGATACTTCACCAGAGATTAAGAGTACATTTAAGGATGTTCAGTCTCTAACTGTGAAATTTGATTCACTCGTTTCAAACCTTAATATAATTGTTTCTGATATTCAAACTCAGAATAGTGGAGTCGGTAAGTTTATTTATGACGATAAATTCTTTAATAACTTAAATAAACTTATAGAAGAAGTTGAAAAACTTACGGTCAAGATAAAAAACGACGGTGTGAAAATTAATCTTTTCTGA
- the rpmF gene encoding 50S ribosomal protein L32: MPNPKRRHSKTRGRKRRTHYKAAAPTLVKCSNCNEMKPSHQICPACGFYDGKSIVLPKK; encoded by the coding sequence ATGCCAAATCCAAAAAGAAGACATTCGAAAACGAGGGGTAGAAAACGCAGAACGCATTACAAAGCAGCCGCTCCTACTCTTGTCAAATGCTCAAATTGCAATGAAATGAAACCAAGTCATCAGATTTGTCCTGCATGCGGTTTCTACGATGGTAAGAGTATTGTTCTTCCTAAGAAATAG
- the gcvH gene encoding glycine cleavage system protein GcvH: protein MNIPENLKFTKDHEYVIVDGNVAVVGVTDYAQGELGDIIFVDFTKSVGDSVAVNDVVCSIEAVKTVSEVFSPLSGKITEVNSGINDAASKVNSDPYGDGWLFKIEVANPAELDALMDAAAYKVLLG, encoded by the coding sequence ATGAATATTCCCGAAAATTTGAAGTTCACTAAAGATCACGAGTATGTTATTGTTGATGGCAATGTTGCTGTTGTAGGTGTTACAGATTATGCACAGGGAGAACTCGGCGATATTATTTTCGTTGATTTTACTAAATCAGTTGGCGATTCCGTAGCAGTTAACGATGTTGTCTGTTCAATCGAAGCTGTTAAGACTGTTTCAGAGGTCTTCAGCCCGTTATCTGGTAAAATAACTGAGGTAAATTCCGGTATTAATGACGCTGCTTCTAAAGTCAATTCTGACCCTTACGGTGATGGTTGGCTTTTTAAAATTGAAGTAGCAAACCCTGCAGAGCTTGATGCGTTAATGGATGCTGCTGCATACAAAGTACTTTTAGGTTAA
- the yajC gene encoding preprotein translocase subunit YajC, giving the protein MNILFGIFLQAGGADLLSTIVPFLLIIVVFYFLILRPQQKRQKERTKLLEGVKKGDKIITAGGIHGVVEGLDDKTVLVKIDDSVKVKLEKTGIATIIGLTDQGKK; this is encoded by the coding sequence ATGAACATTTTATTTGGTATCTTTTTGCAGGCAGGTGGAGCAGATTTACTATCAACTATAGTACCTTTTCTGCTAATCATTGTAGTTTTCTATTTCCTTATTCTTAGACCTCAGCAAAAAAGGCAGAAGGAAAGAACAAAACTTCTTGAAGGAGTTAAGAAAGGTGATAAGATTATCACTGCAGGAGGAATTCATGGTGTTGTCGAAGGTCTCGACGATAAAACCGTTCTTGTAAAAATTGATGATAGCGTTAAAGTCAAACTCGAAAAAACAGGTATTGCTACTATAATCGGATTAACTGACCAGGGTAAGAAGTAA
- the rpmB gene encoding 50S ribosomal protein L28 has product MARVCKITGKKPMTGNNVSHANNRSKRRQLPNLQKKRIWLEDEKRYVTMKISTEAIKTLDKKGLKSLLSK; this is encoded by the coding sequence ATGGCAAGAGTTTGTAAAATAACTGGTAAAAAACCTATGACAGGTAATAACGTTTCTCATGCAAACAACAGGTCTAAAAGAAGACAGTTACCTAACCTGCAGAAGAAAAGAATCTGGCTTGAAGATGAAAAACGCTATGTTACTATGAAAATTTCTACCGAAGCTATTAAAACACTCGATAAAAAAGGATTAAAATCTTTGTTGAGCAAATAG